The sequence ACGGGACAAACGTTTCCTGAAACTGAGCAGTTGAGTAAACTGGCTGCTAGAACCGGCTATTCGCTGGAGGAGTTGCTGAGTTATTTGGAGGGTAAGCCGGTGTCTTCGTCCAAGGAGTTGACGGAGATTTTGGAGCAAATTCGCTATATGCCGCTGTCGGATGTAGCGGAAATTGGCAAGGCGGTGGCTGAGAGGTTTGCAGATGTGGCACAGATAACACGGCATTAAGAGAGTGAGACTTCTGTGGGCAGGGTAATGGTGAAGGTGGAACCGATACCCGGTTGGGAGGTGAGGGAAATTTGACCTTGGAGGAGTTTGACGAGGCGGCGGACAATGGCGAGTCCCAGGCCGGTGCTGTTGGGAAGGTAGGAGTTATCGGCGGAGACGACTCGGAAGTAGGGCTCAAAGATGTGTTTTTGGTCTTCTGGGGTGATTCCTTTGCCGGTGTCGCTGATGGTGATTGACCATTGGTTGTCTGGGAGAGACTCGCAGATGACTTTGATGGTGCCGGTTTCTGTGTAGCGGATGGCGTTACTGAGGAGGTTGGTGAGGATTTGCTGTAGGCGTAGGCTGTCGGTGATGACTTGTTCTGGGCAATTCTGGCATTCTAGGGTGAGTTTTAAGAGTTTTGCGCTGGCTAAGGATTCGACCATTTCTAGGGTTTGGTTGATTAAGGTCTGGGGGTTGATTTCGGTGGGGTGAAGCTGCATTTGACCGGCTTCATAGCGGGAGATTTCGAGGGAGTCGTTGATCAGGCGGAGCAGTTGCCGGCCATTTCGCTGGACTTTTTCGATGTGTTCGAGGTTGGGGACGTTATTTTCTACGTTGGGGTTTTGTTTCATTTGCCGCAGAAATAGGTCGGAGTAGCCGATGATTGAGGTGAGGGGGGTTTTGAGTTCGTGGGCGAGGTGGGCGAGGTTGTCTTTGGATGCGCGTACTAGGCGGGTTAGTTCTTGGTTGGTGAGGCGCATTTGGCTTTGGAGTTGCTCGAATTCTTTGAGTCTTTCTTGGGTATAGGTTTGAAAACAGCGGGCGATGATTTCGTCTATGGCGGTGTCTATTAAGCGCATGGCGCGAATGACTTCTACTGTGGTTCCTTGTTCTAAGTCTTCTTCTAATACTGAAAATATTACGCAACGGATTAGCCGGTATTCTCTGGCTATTTCTTCGGCGTCGTAGCCTTGTTTGGCGCGGAGTTTTCCGTGTTCTAATGATTTTTCGACTAGGGTTTTTATGTCGCTGTCTTCTGATTCAGAAAGAATGGTGGCGATGGCTTGTAGAAGGATGGGGAGGCTGTCTCGGATGCCTTTATAGGTGAGTTCTTTTGCTGTTTCGATTTTTTCGTCCTGCCGGACTGCTTCTACCCATTGCTCGATGATTATTTCTATTTTGTTAAGGAGTGCGAGGCTAAAATCTTTCATGGGTATCGGCTGTTTTTTTGTCTGTGCGGAAGTCGCTATTTATAGATTAGGTGATTTGGTGGCTTGTTTTATGGGTATCTGGGTCTAGGATTGTTTGGTTGATAATTTGATGGGCTTGCCTGGTGTGGGGGCGGGGGGCAATTTCAAATGCTTTGTTAATAAATTAGGTGAAGGGTAAAGAGGGAATTCTGCGAAGTATGCTGAGTGATTGAATGGTTTGTTAAAAAACATCTTTATAAGGCGGTTTTTGTCGGTGCCGGATAATTTTTTAATTTTGGACAAAATGGGCTAGATTAAGATGAATTTTTTATTTTTAAAGCCTTATTGAATGATAACATTTTTTGGGGAGGCCGGCAGCAATTTTCAGGCAATTTAGAGGGGGTAAACTTCAAAGTGGGGTGAGGGGATTGTTTTGTTGGTGGCGAGTGGAGTTGGGCTGTTGGAGAGGTTAAAGTGTATAATGAGTTTTGATAAACTGAGTTTCTCGGTTTTTGGTTCAGAGTTTTTGGTTAGTTTTTCACCTATTTACAATCACGGAAAGGAAAGTTAACAATGTTTAGATATTTAAATGTTTTAAAGTTTTTTTGGGGTGCTGCTATTGCGGCGGAGTTGGAGTATCGGATTAATTTTTTGATTTCGAGTTTGACGAGTTTGGGGAATTTGGCGGGGAGTATTTTTGCTTTGTTTTTGTTTTACCGCACTGGTTATACTTTTGCTGGTTGGAAGTGGGAGGAGGCGCTTGTGGTGTTGGGTATTTTTACGATTTTGCAAGGGTTTTCGAGTACGTTTTTGGTGCCAAATTTGAATAAGATTGTGGATCATGTGCAGCAGGGAACTCTGGATTTTGTTTTGTTAAAACCGATTAATTCTCAGTTTTGGTTGTCTACGCGGACAATTTCGCCTTGGGGCTTGCCGGATCTTATTTTTGGGGTGATTGTGTTATGGTATGCTGGCTCAAAGTTAAATTTGCAAGCAAGTAATTATTTGCTGGGTGTGATTCCTTTGGGGTTTGGTTTGGTGAGTCTTTATAGTTTGTGGTTTGTGTTGGGGGCGACGAGTATTTGGTTTGTGAAAATTTATAATGTGACGGAGGTTTTGCGGGGTTTGTTGGAGGCGGGGAGGTATCCAATGGCGGCTTATCCTGCGGGGTATCGTGTGTTTTTTACGTTTGTGGTGCCGGTGGCTTTTTTAACGACTGTGCCGGCGGAGGCGTTGTTAGGAAGGGGTGAGGTTGGTTGGATTGCTGGGGCGGGGTTTTTGGCGCTGTTTTTGTTGGTTTTTTCGATGGGTTTTTGGCGCTTTGCTTTGCGTTTTTATACGAGTGCTTCAAGTTAGGGAGGGGTTGGGAGAAAGAATGCCGGTTTGTTAAATATTTATTGGCAAATTTATTTGGCAGATTTCTACCAAAGGTGAGAGTTTGGAGGTAATGTTTCAGGATATAACAAGAAAAGCTAATGAGAGTAGGAAGGTAGGAATGGAAAGTAAACATTTGGGAAACACCGGCATCTTGATCAGTGCTATTGGTTTAGGAGGAATGCCGTTATCTTTAACCGGCCGGCCTCCTGAAAATGATGCGATTTCTGTTATTCAGCGGGCTTTAGATTTGGGTGTGACTTTTATTGATTCGGCTGATGCTTATTGCTTAGATGAAAGCGACAAACACCACAATGAAAAACTTATTGCTAAAGCAATTCAGGAATATTCGGGGAATAAAAATAATGTGGTTGTAGCAACAAAAGGGGGTTTAATGCGCCCCAATGGTAGCTGGGCGCGCAATGGCAATCCGAAGCATTTAAGGGAGACTATTCGGGGGAGTTTTGAGGCTTTGGGTGGGGAAAAGGCGATTGATGTTTGGCAATATCATGCGCCTGATCCTGACTATTCGATTGAGGAATCGCTGGCGCCGGTGAAGGAGGCGGTAAAGTCGGGATTAATTCGGTT is a genomic window of Ancylothrix sp. D3o containing:
- a CDS encoding aldo/keto reductase is translated as MESKHLGNTGILISAIGLGGMPLSLTGRPPENDAISVIQRALDLGVTFIDSADAYCLDESDKHHNEKLIAKAIQEYSGNKNNVVVATKGGLMRPNGSWARNGNPKHLRETIRGSFEALGGEKAIDVWQYHAPDPDYSIEESLAPVKEAVKSGLIRFVGVSNFSVEQIKRARNVVEVVSVQNQYNPWYRQPEFDGVLEYCERETLTFLPWSPLGGSRRVKSLKEFTVIANLAQEKEVSVYCIVLAWLRAKSSCIVPIPGATKVSSIEDSVQAVKVKLTAEEMGQIDKATA
- a CDS encoding ABC transporter permease, with amino-acid sequence MFRYLNVLKFFWGAAIAAELEYRINFLISSLTSLGNLAGSIFALFLFYRTGYTFAGWKWEEALVVLGIFTILQGFSSTFLVPNLNKIVDHVQQGTLDFVLLKPINSQFWLSTRTISPWGLPDLIFGVIVLWYAGSKLNLQASNYLLGVIPLGFGLVSLYSLWFVLGATSIWFVKIYNVTEVLRGLLEAGRYPMAAYPAGYRVFFTFVVPVAFLTTVPAEALLGRGEVGWIAGAGFLALFLLVFSMGFWRFALRFYTSASS
- a CDS encoding HAMP domain-containing sensor histidine kinase, encoding MKDFSLALLNKIEIIIEQWVEAVRQDEKIETAKELTYKGIRDSLPILLQAIATILSESEDSDIKTLVEKSLEHGKLRAKQGYDAEEIAREYRLIRCVIFSVLEEDLEQGTTVEVIRAMRLIDTAIDEIIARCFQTYTQERLKEFEQLQSQMRLTNQELTRLVRASKDNLAHLAHELKTPLTSIIGYSDLFLRQMKQNPNVENNVPNLEHIEKVQRNGRQLLRLINDSLEISRYEAGQMQLHPTEINPQTLINQTLEMVESLASAKLLKLTLECQNCPEQVITDSLRLQQILTNLLSNAIRYTETGTIKVICESLPDNQWSITISDTGKGITPEDQKHIFEPYFRVVSADNSYLPNSTGLGLAIVRRLVKLLQGQISLTSQPGIGSTFTITLPTEVSLS
- a CDS encoding helix-turn-helix transcriptional regulator, with product MVTAQSKEKLMELVKKARGGMTKRAFGRLLGVTDTAVRLWETGQTFPETEQLSKLAARTGYSLEELLSYLEGKPVSSSKELTEILEQIRYMPLSDVAEIGKAVAERFADVAQITRH